From one Streptococcus pneumoniae genomic stretch:
- the comA gene encoding peptide cleavage/export ABC transporter ComA, with product MKFEKRHYRPQVDSRDCGVASLAMVFGFYGSYHSLASLREMAKTTMEGTTAFGLVKVAQELGFETRAIKADMTLFDMEDLTYPFIAHVLKEGKLLHYYVVIGQDKKSIHIADPDPAVKITKLPRKRFEEEWTGVTIFLAPTPEYKPHKEKKNGLLSFLPILTKQRGLITNIILATFLVTLINIMGSYYLQSIIDTYVPDQMKNKLGMISLGLVIVYVLQQVLAYAQDYLLLILGQRLSIDVILSYIKHVFHLPMSFFTTRRTGEIVSRFTDANSIIDALASTILSIFLDVSTVLIISVVLFSQNINLFFISLLALPIYSVIIFAFMKPFEKMNRDTMESNAVLSSSIIEDINGIETIKSLTSESFRYQKIDKEFVDYLKKSFAYSRAESQQKALKKVAQLLLNVAILWMGAILVMDNQMTLGQLITYNTLLVYFTNPLENIINLQTKLQTAQVANNRLNEVYLVESEFAEQKTVQDLRMVVGDIDFKDVSYKYGYGKDVLSNINLSIKHGSKVAFVGISGSGKTTLAKMMVNFYDPSKGEITLNHINLNQIDKHALRQHINYLPQQPYVFNGTILDNLLLGAKEGTTQEDILRAVELAEIRADIERMPLNYQTELTSDGAGISGGQRQRIALARALLTDAPVLILDEATSSLDILTEKRIVDNLMALDKTLIFIAHRLTIAERTEHVVVLHQGQIIEQGTHQELLTKNGFYANLVNS from the coding sequence ATGAAGTTTGAGAAACGGCATTATCGTCCTCAAGTTGATAGCAGGGATTGCGGGGTAGCTTCACTTGCCATGGTCTTTGGTTTTTATGGTTCGTACCATTCTCTTGCTAGTCTTCGTGAAATGGCAAAGACTACTATGGAAGGCACGACTGCCTTTGGCTTGGTGAAGGTCGCCCAAGAACTTGGCTTTGAAACACGTGCTATTAAGGCAGATATGACCCTCTTTGATATGGAGGATTTGACTTATCCCTTTATCGCTCATGTGCTCAAAGAAGGTAAGCTTCTTCATTATTATGTCGTAATTGGTCAAGACAAGAAATCCATTCATATCGCTGATCCAGACCCTGCCGTTAAAATCACCAAGCTCCCTCGCAAACGTTTTGAGGAAGAGTGGACAGGGGTCACCATCTTTCTAGCTCCAACTCCTGAGTACAAGCCTCATAAAGAAAAGAAAAATGGACTTCTTTCTTTTTTGCCTATTCTGACCAAGCAAAGAGGGCTGATTACCAACATTATTCTTGCGACCTTTCTCGTGACTCTAATCAATATCATGGGTTCTTACTACCTTCAGTCCATCATTGACACTTATGTGCCGGATCAGATGAAAAATAAACTGGGAATGATTTCGCTAGGACTTGTCATCGTCTATGTCCTACAACAGGTGCTCGCTTATGCACAGGATTATCTGCTTTTGATTTTAGGACAGCGCTTGTCGATTGATGTGATTTTGTCCTATATCAAGCACGTCTTTCATCTACCTATGTCTTTTTTTACGACTCGTAGGACAGGAGAGATTGTTTCACGTTTTACCGATGCCAATAGTATCATTGACGCTCTAGCTTCTACCATCTTGTCCATCTTTCTGGACGTTTCAACGGTGCTCATCATCTCAGTCGTTCTGTTCTCTCAAAACATCAACCTATTCTTTATTAGTCTTTTAGCTTTGCCTATTTATTCTGTAATCATCTTTGCTTTTATGAAACCTTTTGAAAAGATGAATCGAGATACTATGGAATCAAACGCCGTGCTCTCTTCTTCGATCATTGAGGACATTAACGGGATTGAAACCATTAAATCATTGACTAGCGAAAGTTTTCGCTACCAAAAGATTGATAAGGAATTTGTAGATTATCTCAAAAAATCTTTTGCTTATAGCCGAGCGGAGAGCCAGCAAAAGGCTCTGAAAAAAGTGGCTCAGCTTCTCTTAAATGTCGCTATTCTTTGGATGGGAGCGATTCTAGTCATGGACAATCAAATGACCTTGGGGCAGCTGATTACCTACAATACCTTGCTCGTGTATTTCACCAATCCCTTGGAAAATATTATCAACTTACAAACGAAACTCCAAACTGCTCAAGTGGCCAATAACCGCTTGAATGAGGTCTATTTGGTCGAGTCCGAATTTGCCGAGCAAAAGACAGTGCAAGACCTGAGAATGGTAGTTGGAGATATTGACTTTAAAGATGTCAGCTACAAATACGGCTATGGGAAAGATGTCTTGTCTAATATAAATTTGTCTATCAAACATGGCAGCAAGGTTGCATTTGTCGGCATTTCTGGCTCTGGTAAGACAACCTTGGCCAAGATGATGGTTAATTTCTACGATCCTTCAAAGGGCGAAATTACACTGAACCATATCAATCTCAATCAGATTGATAAACATGCACTACGGCAGCATATCAATTACCTCCCTCAACAACCCTATGTCTTTAATGGAACGATTTTAGACAATCTGCTCTTAGGTGCCAAAGAAGGAACAACGCAAGAAGATATTTTACGAGCAGTTGAGCTAGCTGAGATTCGAGCAGACATCGAGCGCATGCCTCTCAATTACCAGACAGAATTGACCTCAGATGGGGCAGGGATTTCTGGTGGTCAACGCCAGCGGATTGCCTTGGCACGTGCCCTCTTAACCGATGCTCCTGTGTTAATCCTTGATGAAGCGACCAGTAGCCTTGACATTCTAACTGAAAAACGAATTGTCGATAATCTCATGGCTCTGGATAAGACGCTTATCTTTATCGCCCACCGTTTAACTATTGCCGAGCGGACAGAGCACGTGGTGGTGCTCCATCAAGGGCAAATCATCGAACAAGGCACTCACCAGGAACTCTTAACAAAAAATGGTTTTTATGCCAACTTGGTCAATAGCTAG
- a CDS encoding 16S rRNA (uracil(1498)-N(3))-methyltransferase — protein sequence MQQYFVKGQASSSITIEDKDTVKHMFQVMRLAKDDQVVLVFDDGIKRLARVVDEVEHRFEVIEELPDQVELPVEVTIACGFPKGDKLEFLAQKTTELGASQLWAFPADWSVVKWDSKKLAKKVEKLQKIALGAAEQSKRNRVPEVNLFANKSDFLAALDQFDSILIAYEESAKAGELAALVEALSSLRGGEKILFIFGPEGGLSPDEVAQFEEKGGRKVGLGARIMRAETAPLYALTSVSVLKELM from the coding sequence ATGCAGCAGTATTTTGTAAAGGGTCAGGCAAGTTCAAGCATTACCATAGAGGATAAGGATACTGTCAAGCACATGTTTCAGGTTATGCGCTTGGCAAAAGATGACCAAGTAGTCCTCGTCTTTGATGATGGGATTAAGCGCTTGGCGCGCGTGGTTGATGAAGTAGAACATCGTTTTGAAGTGATTGAAGAATTGCCAGACCAGGTTGAATTACCAGTAGAGGTCACCATTGCCTGTGGCTTTCCTAAGGGGGATAAATTAGAATTTCTTGCCCAGAAGACAACAGAGCTAGGTGCGAGTCAGCTTTGGGCCTTCCCAGCAGACTGGTCAGTGGTCAAATGGGATAGCAAGAAGTTGGCTAAAAAGGTTGAAAAACTGCAAAAAATCGCTCTTGGAGCAGCAGAGCAGAGTAAGCGCAATCGGGTGCCTGAGGTTAACTTATTTGCGAATAAATCAGATTTTCTTGCTGCACTTGATCAGTTTGATAGTATTCTCATCGCTTATGAAGAATCAGCTAAGGCAGGTGAGCTGGCTGCCTTGGTAGAAGCCTTATCAAGCCTTAGAGGCGGTGAAAAGATTCTTTTTATCTTTGGTCCAGAGGGGGGATTGTCGCCTGATGAGGTCGCGCAATTTGAGGAAAAAGGTGGTCGCAAGGTTGGTCTTGGAGCACGGATTATGCGAGCAGAGACCGCTCCGCTCTATGCTCTGACTAGCGTCAGCGTCTTAAAAGAATTGATGTAG
- the prmA gene encoding 50S ribosomal protein L11 methyltransferase: MWQELRVELSRQGEEIVSNLLIELGAQGVAIEDTADYLDKEDLFGEIVPDKEQSDVITIVAYYPENLAIEDVKVRLLERLKEVSDFLDPSTVRLEDQALEEEDWADNWKKYYEPARITHDLTIVPSWTDYEATAGEKVIRLDPGMAFGTGTHPTTKMSLFALEQVLRGGERVLDVGTGSGVLSIASSLLGAGQIHAYDLDEVAVRVAQENIDLNAHTDNITVQTGDLLRGVELEADVIVANILADILVHLTDDAYRLLKDEGYLIMSGIIADKLDMVLEAAYSAGFFLETQMIQGEWNALVLKKTHDISGVIGG, from the coding sequence ATGTGGCAGGAATTACGGGTGGAGCTTTCGCGCCAAGGTGAGGAGATTGTATCCAATCTCTTGATTGAGCTGGGTGCGCAGGGCGTTGCGATTGAAGATACAGCAGATTATCTGGATAAGGAGGACTTGTTTGGGGAAATTGTGCCTGACAAAGAGCAATCCGATGTGATTACGATTGTGGCTTACTATCCAGAAAATCTAGCGATTGAAGATGTCAAGGTGAGACTGCTTGAGCGCTTGAAAGAAGTCAGCGACTTTTTAGACCCAAGTACGGTTCGCTTGGAAGATCAAGCCTTGGAAGAGGAAGACTGGGCGGACAACTGGAAGAAATACTATGAGCCAGCGCGGATTACCCACGATTTGACCATTGTGCCGTCTTGGACGGATTATGAGGCGACGGCAGGTGAGAAGGTGATTCGCCTCGACCCTGGTATGGCCTTTGGGACGGGGACACATCCGACGACTAAGATGAGCTTGTTTGCCCTCGAGCAAGTCTTGCGGGGTGGGGAGCGCGTGCTGGATGTAGGAACTGGAAGCGGTGTGCTTTCGATTGCGAGTTCCCTTCTAGGTGCGGGGCAAATTCACGCCTATGACCTTGATGAAGTTGCGGTGCGGGTAGCTCAGGAAAATATTGATCTCAATGCCCATACGGACAATATCACGGTGCAAACCGGTGATTTGCTTCGTGGTGTAGAGCTAGAGGCTGATGTCATCGTGGCCAATATCTTGGCAGATATCCTGGTGCATCTGACAGATGATGCTTACCGCCTGCTCAAGGACGAAGGCTATCTGATCATGAGTGGGATTATCGCTGATAAGTTGGATATGGTCTTGGAAGCAGCTTATAGCGCAGGCTTCTTCCTTGAAACCCAGATGATTCAAGGGGAATGGAATGCCCTTGTGTTGAAAAAAACGCATGATATTTCAGGTGTCATAGGAGGCTAG
- a CDS encoding GIY-YIG nuclease family protein gives MANRSKNINIFLMDGDVTGRMKCTLSNWTGVLYKIPRIQLTTLKERDELKQSGIYFLFGKDDETQKDITYIGQATMRKNGEGVLLRVQEHTRDSHADYFNDVIILTTQNNSFGPTEISYLENSFTNLAKEAGRFVVKNGNEPNAGHVTEEKQAELDEIIEYTTMIIGTLGYKLFVPIIQQEAVSYEKESKDEQLLYLKRKTKKSKREIKASCRRTAEGFVVLKGSMMDVINAPHLSQSVQELREELSNKGLIQDGILQQNQLFNSASTAAMFVLGMSANGRTEWKNQIGLSLKEIEEQEMNG, from the coding sequence ATGGCAAATCGGAGCAAAAATATCAATATTTTCCTCATGGACGGAGATGTGACAGGGCGTATGAAGTGCACGCTTTCTAACTGGACAGGAGTGCTGTATAAAATTCCTCGGATTCAGTTGACGACTCTCAAGGAGCGAGACGAGCTTAAACAGAGTGGAATTTATTTCCTTTTTGGGAAAGATGATGAGACGCAAAAAGATATTACCTACATCGGTCAAGCAACCATGCGAAAAAATGGAGAAGGTGTTCTTTTGCGTGTACAGGAGCACACTAGAGATTCGCATGCGGATTATTTTAATGATGTGATTATTTTGACAACGCAGAACAACTCATTTGGTCCGACTGAGATTAGCTATTTGGAAAATTCATTTACCAATCTTGCTAAGGAAGCAGGGCGTTTTGTAGTCAAAAATGGTAATGAACCTAATGCTGGACATGTAACTGAGGAAAAGCAGGCTGAACTAGATGAAATCATTGAATATACGACGATGATTATCGGAACGCTCGGCTATAAGCTATTTGTGCCCATTATTCAGCAAGAAGCAGTTTCCTATGAAAAAGAGAGCAAAGATGAACAACTGCTTTATTTAAAGAGAAAGACCAAAAAATCTAAGCGAGAAATCAAAGCAAGTTGTAGACGGACTGCAGAAGGTTTCGTAGTCCTAAAAGGTAGCATGATGGATGTGATCAACGCTCCTCATCTTTCTCAGTCTGTGCAAGAATTGAGAGAAGAGCTGTCAAACAAAGGATTGATTCAAGACGGTATTTTGCAGCAAAATCAGCTGTTTAATAGCGCTTCGACAGCTGCTATGTTTGTCCTTGGAATGAGTGCTAATGGGCGGACAGAGTGGAAAAATCAGATTGGTCTGAGTTTAAAAGAGATAGAAGAACAAGAAATGAATGGTTAA
- a CDS encoding DUF3013 family protein, with protein MSKYGFLDILDQTMEKEFPYDFEINWDKKNHAVEVAFLLEVENKAGVETVDDEGNVTTEDIFFEEAVLFYNPLKSTVKEEDYLVTIPYEQKKGLSSEFIAYFVAFLAETAEKGLDDLMDFLADDEAEEFAINWDKEAFENGRASLQEKDFHPYPRY; from the coding sequence ATGAGCAAGTACGGATTTTTAGATATTTTGGATCAAACTATGGAAAAGGAATTTCCCTATGATTTTGAAATCAACTGGGACAAGAAAAATCATGCGGTAGAGGTCGCTTTTTTACTGGAAGTGGAAAATAAGGCGGGCGTTGAAACCGTAGACGATGAGGGAAATGTGACAACAGAAGATATTTTCTTTGAAGAAGCAGTCTTGTTTTACAATCCCTTGAAGTCAACGGTCAAGGAAGAGGACTATTTGGTGACGATTCCTTATGAGCAGAAAAAAGGCTTGTCCAGTGAATTTATCGCCTATTTTGTTGCCTTTCTAGCAGAAACAGCGGAAAAAGGGCTAGATGATCTCATGGACTTTTTAGCAGATGATGAGGCAGAAGAATTTGCTATTAACTGGGACAAAGAGGCTTTTGAAAATGGCAGAGCAAGCTTGCAGGAAAAGGATTTTCACCCTTATCCGAGGTATTAG
- a CDS encoding replication-associated recombination protein A produces the protein MIENLALKMRPKTIDQIIGQSHLVGEGKIIRRMVEAKRLSSMILYGPPGIGKTSIASAIAGTSKYAFRTFNATVDTKKRLQEIAEEAKFSGGLILLLDEIHRLDKTKQDFLLPLLENGNLIMIGATTENPFFSVTPAIRSRVQIFELEPLSNNDIKRAIQTAISDPERGFDFPVILEDDALDFLATSTNGDLRSAFNSLELAVLSTPENTEGIRHITLDTMENSLQKSYITMDKNGDGHYDVLSALQKSIRGSDVNASLHYAARLIEAGDLPSLARRLMVIAYEDIGLANPDAQLHTIAALEAAQKLGFPEARIPIANIVVDLALSPKSNSAYLAMEQALFDLKKNGHLPIPRHLRDGHYKGSKELGNAQDYLYPHNFPEKWVDQQYLPDKLVGKNYFEPNQTGKYERALATTKEKIDRLKK, from the coding sequence ATGATTGAGAATCTCGCTCTTAAAATGCGGCCCAAAACGATTGACCAGATTATCGGGCAGAGCCACTTGGTCGGTGAAGGGAAAATTATCCGTCGCATGGTGGAGGCAAAGCGTCTATCTTCCATGATTCTCTACGGTCCGCCAGGAATTGGCAAGACCAGTATTGCGAGCGCCATTGCAGGCACATCCAAGTACGCCTTTCGCACCTTTAACGCCACTGTCGATACCAAAAAACGCCTGCAGGAAATTGCAGAAGAAGCTAAGTTTTCTGGCGGTTTGATTCTGCTCCTCGACGAGATTCATCGTTTGGATAAGACCAAGCAAGATTTTTTACTGCCCTTGCTGGAAAACGGCAATCTCATCATGATTGGGGCAACAACCGAAAATCCTTTCTTTTCCGTAACACCTGCCATTCGCAGCCGCGTTCAGATTTTTGAGCTAGAACCTCTCTCAAATAATGACATCAAAAGAGCTATCCAGACAGCCATTTCAGACCCAGAGCGCGGATTTGATTTCCCTGTTATCTTAGAGGATGATGCGCTTGATTTCCTTGCAACCAGCACCAATGGTGACCTACGTTCTGCCTTTAATTCCTTGGAATTAGCCGTTCTATCCACTCCTGAAAATACAGAAGGCATCCGCCATATCACACTTGATACTATGGAAAACAGCCTGCAAAAAAGCTATATCACTATGGATAAGAATGGGGACGGTCACTACGATGTCCTCTCAGCTCTTCAAAAATCCATTCGAGGAAGTGATGTCAATGCCAGTCTTCACTATGCTGCACGCCTAATTGAGGCTGGAGATTTACCCAGTCTAGCGAGACGCCTCATGGTCATTGCCTACGAGGACATTGGTCTTGCCAATCCCGACGCTCAACTCCATACCATCGCTGCCCTTGAAGCCGCCCAAAAGCTAGGATTTCCAGAAGCCCGCATTCCCATTGCTAATATCGTAGTTGATCTGGCCCTCTCACCCAAGTCAAACTCTGCTTACCTAGCTATGGAGCAGGCTCTTTTCGATCTAAAGAAAAACGGACACCTGCCGATTCCAAGGCATCTTCGCGACGGGCATTACAAGGGAAGTAAGGAGCTAGGCAACGCTCAAGACTACCTCTATCCTCACAATTTCCCAGAAAAATGGGTAGATCAGCAATATCTACCAGATAAATTAGTCGGAAAAAACTACTTTGAGCCAAATCAAACTGGCAAATACGAGCGAGCCCTTGCTACGACTAAGGAGAAGATTGATCGCTTAAAAAAATAA
- a CDS encoding tyrosine-type recombinase/integrase — MMASFRKRGNKWDFRIVDKDKQLIAYKGGFSTKTEAKNAAREIELKIQQGMQIRNNMSLYDLWNEWFTNTIIPLGKSESTLYKHQLRGERIEAYFGTTPAIHIRYSQYQQFLNDYAQKVTRNTVNRLHNEVKKVVKYAIRDRIDLIDFTEGAIISGKKQSKKTEEKFISSSSDYYKILGFLRTKLNYRKSVLPYFFYIAFKTGMRFGEVLGLTWDCIDLEHQTIHTYRRYDSTTNSWKPPKTETSDRYVPIDGDTIEILRCLRVDQKETLNRLNVKNPDQFLFYDGLYGTPTNNGVNKALQLMLEELEIAPYMLTATGIRHTYASILLSKGVDIWVVAKVMGHKDITQVTKTYGHLLKEKELRENNLIRELLSEKSKKDLVEQK, encoded by the coding sequence ATCATGGCAAGTTTTAGAAAACGAGGAAACAAGTGGGATTTTAGAATTGTTGATAAAGACAAGCAGTTAATCGCTTACAAAGGTGGATTTTCTACAAAGACTGAGGCAAAGAACGCTGCTCGAGAGATTGAACTGAAAATTCAACAGGGCATGCAGATTAGGAACAATATGAGTCTATATGACTTGTGGAATGAGTGGTTCACGAATACAATTATTCCTTTGGGAAAAAGTGAGTCTACTTTGTATAAACATCAGCTAAGAGGTGAACGTATAGAGGCTTATTTTGGGACAACTCCAGCCATACATATAAGATATAGCCAGTACCAACAATTTCTGAATGACTATGCTCAGAAAGTTACTAGAAATACTGTCAACAGGCTCCACAATGAAGTAAAGAAGGTTGTGAAGTATGCTATTAGAGATCGAATTGATCTGATAGATTTTACAGAAGGAGCAATCATCTCTGGCAAGAAGCAGAGCAAAAAAACGGAGGAAAAATTTATTTCTAGCTCTTCTGATTATTACAAGATACTAGGTTTTTTGAGAACGAAGTTAAATTATCGAAAATCGGTGCTCCCGTACTTTTTCTACATTGCTTTTAAAACAGGTATGCGATTCGGGGAAGTTCTTGGGTTAACTTGGGATTGTATTGATTTAGAGCATCAGACAATTCATACCTACAGACGATATGATAGTACTACAAATAGCTGGAAGCCACCTAAGACGGAAACGTCAGACAGATATGTCCCGATAGATGGGGATACTATTGAGATTTTAAGATGCTTGCGAGTTGATCAGAAAGAGACTTTAAATCGTCTAAATGTGAAGAATCCGGATCAGTTTTTATTTTATGATGGACTTTATGGCACTCCTACGAATAATGGTGTGAATAAGGCGTTACAGCTAATGTTGGAGGAGTTAGAAATTGCTCCTTATATGCTAACAGCGACCGGTATTCGGCATACGTATGCGAGTATCCTTCTTTCAAAAGGAGTGGATATTTGGGTAGTAGCCAAGGTCATGGGTCATAAAGATATTACGCAAGTCACTAAAACTTACGGTCATTTACTGAAGGAAAAGGAGTTACGAGAAAACAATTTGATCCGAGAATTACTATCGGAAAAGTCAAAAAAAGATTTGGTAGAACAAAAGTAG